In Acidimicrobiia bacterium, the genomic stretch AACTCATCGCCAAGCTCGAACCGTACTTCACCGATGAAGTCCGACAACTGCTCGGATATCCGACGGACACCGTCGGGGGTCATATGACCTCATCGTTCGCCTCGCTACCGCTCGGCATGACGGCAGGTGAGGCGATCGAGCGCATCCGGCAACTGAACGAAGAGCTCGAAGATCTCTCATACGTCTACATCGTCGATGACGACCGCAAGCTCGTCGGTGTCTTGTCCTTCAGGGAACTGGTGTTCAATCGGCCGGGGGCCGGCCTCGCCGACGTGATGATCCCGAATCCCATCGGCGTCACTCCCCTCACCGATCGCGAAGACGCTGCAGAGCTGGCCCAGCGTTACCACCTCTTCAGCCTCCCCGTCGTCGACGACAGTGGGCGCTTGATCGGCCGGCTCCCGAATGAGGAAATAATGGAGGCAATCCAACTGGAGGCCTCCGAAGACTTTGCGCTGGCGACCGGTGCCGGTGCCCACGAGACGGTCTTCACGCCCGTGCTGGGCTCGGTTCGAATGCGGCTCCCCTGGCTCAGCCTCAACCTGTTGCTGGCACTCATCGTTACTTTTGTGATTGAACGACAGACCGGCATCATCGAAGCCGAGCCAATACTGGCTGCACTCATGCCGGTGATTGCGCTCCTGGGCGGAAACAGCGGGTTTCAAAGCCTGGCCGTAGTCATCAGAGCCCTCGCCACCGATGATGTTCCCGGCACACAGGTGCTCGCCGTTCTCAGACGTCAGCTCGCCGTTGGACTGATGAACGGCGCCATCCTGGCGGTGATCGCCGGGACACTGGCGATGACCCTCATCAACGCGGGTGTGTTTGATTCGAGCTCGTCGTCTTTTGCGGTCGGACTAGCCGTCAGCATTGCTGCCTTCGGGAACGTGACGATCGCGGGCTTCGCCGGATCGGGGATCCCATTGCTCTTGAGAAAGCTGGGACTCGATCCCGCCCAAGCGTCGAGCATCTTCCTGACCTTGATCACGGACGTAGTCGGTTTCGGCGGGTTCCTGGCCGTGGCAGCCCTGGTCCTCAGTTCGTGAGTACCGGGTTGTAGGGTTCGCCGTTAGCCGGTCTTGCCGGGGAACTCCACGATGTCGGCAGTTCTCCTCATCAGTCGATCAACCTCGATCATCGCTCGCACGACATTGGCATCGAACCGGCTGCCGGCGTGGGAGCGCAGCTCGGCGAATGCCTGCTCCGGCACCATCCGCGGCCGGTGTGGGCGGTCGGACGTCATCGCGTCGTACGCATCTGCCACCAAAACGATTCTGGCGAACAGCGGGATGTCCGCTTCCTTCAGCCGGCGTGGATACCCCTCGCCGTCTAGTTGTTCGTGATGACACAACACGGCGTCTGCGACGTCTTCGTGCACGGCATCGGCAATCAGCTCGAATCCACTGGCCGCATGCGCACGGATGACCGCCCAATCCTCATCGTTGAGTGATTCGGTCTTGAGCAACACCGAATCGGGAACGGCGAGCATTCCGACATCGTGGAGCAGGCCGGTCAATCTGAGCCGTTCGAGCTCGAAGACCTTCAGTTCCAGCACCGTTCCAATCTGGGTCGACAGCTCCGCAACCCGCACCGAGTGATCGGCCAGCCACGGCGCCCGCATGCGCAAGGCGGCGAGCAACGTTCCCACCACCGGCGTCATCGAGGTGAGCGACCGACCGGAGCCGGCGAATGCCGGCGCTCCACCACTCAGTCTCGTGCAGTTCTTTCCCGCCCGCTTGGCCGAGTACAGCGCCCGGTCGGCGGCCTCGACCATGTCCTTGGGCGACTGTGCATCATGTGGGAAGACCGAAACACCGAGGCTGACCGTCACCTGCCCGACCCCAGACATGGGCTGGTCGGCAACGGCCAGACGGATACGCTCTGCCGCCTGGATCGCCCCTTCGGCATCCGTTTCCGGCATGATGATCCCGAACTCCTCACCACCAACGCGGCAGGCGATGTCGACCTCCCGGATCTGCCTCCGAAAAGCTTCCCCCATCCCCCGCAGCACAGCATCGCCGGTGCTGTGGCCGTAGTTGTCGTTGACCGCCTTGAAATCATCGATGTCTGCCATGACTACGGCCAGCGGACGGTCGTAGCGACGGGCGCGCTCGAGTTCCTCACTCAGTCGATCGAAGAAGTATCCATGATTCTTGAGGCCGGTTAGCCAGTCGGTAACGGAGAGCGCTTGCAGTTGCGTGACGGACTGTTCGAGCTCTTCGTTCCGCTCTCGCTCACGCTCGTAGAGCCGGCTGATTTCCTCGAGCACCGGTCTGCTGGCCTCCGCCGAGAGAAGGCCGGAACCGCTGGAGACAGCCCGGATGGCGCCGATCAGATCCGCAGGTTTGCCTTTCACGACATAGGCGGCAGTGCCGGTAGACACCATCTCGCCGAGATGGGCCACATCACCGAACGACGCGATCGCGACGATCTCGAGGCGTTGGGCCGAGAGGTCGCGCAGCCGTCTGGCCGCCGTAACAGCACCCATGCCCGGGAGTGCGACGTCGATGACGGCCACAGTCGGGGACATGACGCGAGCGCGCTGGATCGCTTCCTCACCGGTGGAGGCTTCCACGACGACTTCGAAACCGGCTCCGACCAGCACACTCGCGGTGGCGGCTCGGGCCGTTGCATCGTCATCGACGAGCATCACTCGAATGTCCAGGGCGGTCCTCCGCGTCGATAGCTTCTGTATTCCTATCGGCGCGAAACCGGAGGTCGTTGAGGAACTCTATGAACCGATCTCGTAGCCTGGCACATCCTGGAATGGTCCCTCAAAGGAGACCGACGTTCCGTCGACGAGTTTCAGCAAATAGTGGGCGTCGAGGTCGGCCTTCTGGTCGTCGGTGAGATCGGCCGGGTCGGCGAGCACGAGCTCGAGCACCGACGGGTCGTCGATCACATGTGCTTCAGCGACGGGCCCGAACGTGTCGACGACGTCGAGAATCACCTGTTCGAGCTCGTGATCGGTGACACCACTGCCGTCGTCATCCAGGACGATCACGAGGAGATCACCGTTGTCACCGGGACTCCGATGCACGACCTCGTAGGTCGGCAGCGCAGCTACTTCCGACGTCGTGGTTGTCGATCCATCGTTGCTTCCAGGCGTGTCTACGCCGCCCGAGTCACCGGAGGTATCACCGCTCAGGACGCTGGTGGTCGTCGCCGACGCCTCATCTGCGAGCGTCGTCGTGCTCTCGTCGTCCCCGCTACAAGCTGCTCCTGCAAGGACGGCGATGAGAAATGGGATCAGGAATCGTATGCGCATGACCCTCCAACGTACACGACCATCGCCAAAGTTCCCCATCAACCGACGAACAGGCAGGGTAAGATCTGACAGGTGAGGCGGATTTGCTGGGAATTCGTGCTGGTTGTGCTCGTATTGGCTGCATCGACGGGTCCCGTCGTCGCGCAGGAAGCAACTACGGATCTCCCGACCTGCGCGCCGGTCACGCTGGAAGACCTGTTTCCCGAGTTGTACGGACCGGAGGCAATCCCCGCCGATGATCCAACTGCTGAGGTCCCTCCGGTTGAAGAACCGCCCACGGATGTACCCCCGGTAGAAGAGACCCCGGTAGAAGAGACCCCGGCAGAAGAGGCCCCGGCAGAAGCTCCCCCCATCGAGGAACCGGCTGAGCCGGCCTGCACACCGTTCGTCTACAACCTCGTCTACCCGGTGGCCGGGAAATCTGTGGCCGTATCCTCGTTCGGCGCGGACCGCTCCGATCACCAGCACGCCGGCAACGATGTCGCGGCAGCGTCTCTCACCCCGGTAGTGGCGGCGGCGAACGGCCGCGTTTCCTGGGTGGCTCCGGAATGCTGCGCGCTGGCCATCCGCCATGACGACGGCTGGACCACCTGGTACATCCACCTCAACAACGATACGTTCGGCACGGATGACGGCCTCGGATGGGGCATCGCGCCCGGCCTGGCGGTCGACACGGTGGTTACGGCCGGACAAATTATCGGCTGGGTCGGCGATTCCGGCAATGCCGAAGACTCGCAACCACACCTTCATTTCGAGTTGCGGGATCCGTCGGGAACTGCCGTCGACCCGGCGCCCAGCCTCTCGGCAGGAAGTCGGCCGACTGAGATCCAGGACTTCCGCGGCCCATTCGCCGACGACGATGGAAGCCCGTTTGCAGAGGCGATCTCGACCCTGACCTCGGTGGGTCTTCTCACGGGATGTGGCGATGACCCGGCCGCCTTCTGCCCGGATACGCCAATAAGCGGCCTCGAGATCGCCACTCTGGTGGAGCGCATCACCGACCTGGACATCACCGACGTGCGGCTGGCGAGAAGTCCGGAAGGTCCCTGGCAAGACAGGTTGAGAAGCAGGACCGGTTTCGTCCGGCCGCCACGGGCGTTGTCGTCGTGCGCGCTCAAAGCATTCTGCACCAACGACCTCATCACCTTCGAGGATCTGAGAGAGCTGGCGGCCCTCCTGCTGGAAATGAACACGACCGAACTCGATACGCTCATGACCGTCGAGGATCTGGCCGGTTCGCTGTTGGAGCAGAGCGACGGCAGCACTCCGCTCGCCTACTGCAGCCCCTCTCTCACCCGGTACGTTACGAATGGAGAAATGGCAGAGATGATTGCCAGGGCGCTGGGAATGGTCGGCCCACCGCCATGTGATCAGATCGAGTGAGTAGCTGCCAGGACCCGTTCCCTGAACGCGGCGCCCAACGCTCGAGTGACCGGCCCGCCGGCGAATCTGCGCTCCCCGACCCGGCTGACCGACGTCACCTCTTTCACGGTCGACAGGACGAAGAACTCCTGCGCGCGATCGAGTCGCTCCGTCGGGAAACGGCCCTGGCGCACTTTTATGCCCAGGTCGGCCGCTACCTCCAGGGTCACCGTTCGGGTGATCGAGCTGAGAATGCCAAGGTCGAGTGACGGGGTCTCAACTACTCCATCGACGACCCAGCCGACCGAATTCGTCGGGCCCTCGAGCATGATCCCTTCCCTACTGACCAGCAATGCGTCGTCGAATCCTGCCGACTTCGCCATGCGCACGGATGCCATGTTCGGTCCGTATGAGAGGCCCTTCACTCCTGCCAGCTTCCAGGGGAACCCTCCGGAATGCCAGGGGGCCGATATCTCAACGAGCGTGATGGAGGACGGGAGGAGGGGCAGTTCCTCCCAAAAGACGATCAGCCTGGGCGGGGCGTCGATGTGTACATCCGTTCCGCCCCGGGTGGCGATGACCCGCACCACACAATCCCCGCCGTCGGCGGCGGCTGTCTCTACCCAATCGGCGATCAAGCTTCGATCCGGCAGCATCGTCCCCATACCGAGCACGGCCGCGCTGTTCATGAGCCGATCCAGGTGAGCATCTACGGCGAAGGCGACGCCGTCGTACGACCGGAGAGCCTCAAAACAGCCGTCACCTCGCACGACCCCCCAGTCGAACACGGAGATAGAGGCAGTGACGGGGTCGACCTCTTTGCCGTCTATCAGAACTCGCATGCGGGAGAGGCTAGCCGGTGGGAGAAAGGCAGCAGGCCGCAAGTCATCGGCCCTCCGGAGTTGGTTGAGGCAGTCGGGGCCGCGCGGATTCTCAGTGTGTCCGAAGTCGCTAACGGCCCTGGTAGCCGTTCGTGATCGGGAGCCTGCGGTCCTTTCCGAACGCCTTGGTCGTGATCTTCACACCCGGCGCCGCCTGCCGCCGCTTGTACTCGTTCTGATCCACCAGACGGGCGACTCGGGCAACAACGTCCGGGGCGAAGCCACGGGCAACTACACCGGCCACCGACAGGTCGTCCTCGACGTATCCACGCAGAATCCCGTCCAACTCGTCGTAATCGGGAAGGCTGTCGCTATCCAGTTGGCCGGGTCGCAACTCGGCAGACGGCGGTTTCTCGATGATGGAAGGAGGGATCACCTCACGCTCGGTGTTGCGCCATGCGGCCAAGCGATAGACAAGGGTCTTCAAGACGTCTTTCAGGACCGCGTAGCCGCCTGCCATGTCCCCGTAGAGAGTGGCATAGCCGACGGCCATCTCGGACTTGTTGCCGGTCGCCACGACCATTCCTCCGAACTTGTTCGAGACCGCCATGAGGATGGCCCCCCGGATACGGGCCTGCAGGTTCTCCTCGGCCACTCCAAACGGCTCACCGGCAAACACCGGCTTCAGCGTTTGTAGATAGGCCTCGAACACGTCGTCCATCGGCACGACCTCAAAGCGAATCCCCAATCGTTCGGCCAGGTCACGCGAGTCGGTAACCGAACCTTCGGAGCTGAAGCGAGAGGGCATTGAGATCCCCAACACCTGCTCCGGCCCAAGGGCGTCTGCGGCGAGGGCTGCGGTCAGTGCCGAATCGATGCCTCCTGAGAGTCCGATTACCACATGGTGGAAACCGTTCTTGCGAACATAGTCCCGCAGTCCAACCACAAGCGCCCCGTACACCTCCGCCTCGGGTGGGTCGAGTAGCGGGACCGGTGCAAGCGGTTCGAGTGGGCGACGTTCGGCCCGGCCGGATGAGATCGAGTCGATGACGCGACTCGATCGCCGCTCGGAGATCGGCACGTCGACCACAAAGAAGTGCTCGACGAACTGGGGCGCCCGGTAGAGGACGGTCCCGTCGGCGGCCAGCACGAGACTGGCACCGTCGAAGACGAGCTCGTCCTGCCCCCCGACCTGATTGACGTATACGAGCGGAACGCCCGCCTCGAGCGTGCGCTGCCGCAACATCGCTTCGCGCTCGGTGGCTTTGCCGTAATGGAAGGGCGAGGCGTTGATGTTCAGCAACACCTGTGCGCCGCCGGCTGCCTGGTGCGCCGGAGGCCCGGCGGCAACCCAGATGTCCTCACATACGGATACACCGGCTGCAACTCCGTCCAATCCCCACAGGGCAGCTCCATTGCCCCCCCGGATGAAGTAGCGGGTCTCGTCGAAAACGCCGTAGTCGGGCAGCAGGACCTTGTGATACACCCCCCGTACCGCACCGTCGTACAGAAGCCCCGCCGCATTGGCGAGCGTTCGCTCGATAGCATCGCTGGTGGCAATCCGCCCGACTACGACCCGGTCTACGAATCCGAGCAGCGTCACCGTTCGGCGAGAAGCCGATGCCAGTCGGTGGAGCACTTCGAGGTTGGCGTCGATGAATCCCTGGCGCAACAACAGATCCTCCGGCGGGTAGCCGGTGATGGCGAGCTCAGGCAGAACCAACACGTCGGCGTGCTGTTCCTCCGCTTTCGCCATCGCACTTAGGATCTTCTCCTCGTTGCCGGGGAGGTCGCCCACTACCAGATCGAGTTGCGCACCCGCTACGCGAAGGTTTTGCATAGGCGTAGCTTAGGAACGAGTCAACCAACGCAAAGGCAGGAATGCACGGCGACAGGTCACCATCGCGATACGGCATCTGGCCTGAACTGGTCCCGCTCCTGGCGCAGGCCGGGTGGCTCACCAACGGTGTGGTCTGCGAACCGGCCGTCCCCCTGTTGCGGGCCGTCCGTTCGGGGCCCGATCCGGAGGGAGCGCTCGAGCGCATCGCTGCCATCCTCGATCGAGATCCGGGGGTCGCCGCCAGGGCGCTGGCGGACCTCCAGTTCGGTCTGGCGCTGGTGGCAGTGGCGGGGGCCAGTCGCGTTCTCTCCCAGCGAATACTCAATGAGCCGAGCATGCTGCCGGGACCCACCGATGGCCGACCTCCGCAGCCGGGCTTGGCCGACACGCAGGCCGATGCACTCCGCGCGGTGCGGCGCTTCGTTCAGGCCTCGATGCTCGGAATCGCCGTGCGCGACCTCATGGGCTACGACGACCTCGTCGCCGTCGGTCGAGAGCTGGCGGAGCTGGCCGATCGGGCGGCGGCGCTCGCACTCGAATCCGCCCATCGGGAAGTGCGCACCACGCCGCGCTACGCCGATCTGCCTCCTGTTCCCATCGCGATCGTTGCCATGGGGAAGTGGGGTGGCCTAGAGCTCAACTATTCCTCGGATATCGACGTCCTGTTCGTTCACAGCAATCCCCCGTCCATGGATGTGGGGCGAGCAGCCGACTACGCCGGGCGAGTCTGCGCCACCTTCATGGCGACCCTCTCCCAGATCACCTCCGAAGGCGCCGCCTATCGGGTCGACGCCGATCTACGACCCGAAGGGAAGAACGGTCCCCTGGTGCGCGACGTGGACTCGTACCGGGCCTACTACGAGCGCTGGGCCAGCACCTGGGAATTCCAGGCGCTCATCAAGGCGCGTCCGGCGGCCGGCGATATTGCCCTCGGTGCTTCCTTCCTCGCCGCTATCGAGCCTTTTGTCTATCCCGAGACACTCGACCCGTCGGCCGTGCGAGAGGTCCGGGAGATGAAGGGACGCATCGAGGGGCGGGCCGCCGAGCAGGGGGTTGACGAAGCGGAGATCAAGCGTGGAATCGGGGGAATCCGGGACGTCGAATTCGCAGTGCAACTACTGCAACTGGTGCATGGGAGATTCGATGCCAACTTGCGTTCGCCGAACACGCTGAGAACCCTTCACACACTCGCCGACGAAGGGTA encodes the following:
- the mgtE gene encoding magnesium transporter: MKLRLHSPRELATRLRLSARRSPEEVEEYLDTHHEEWEALAEADPHDAADILEELGEQAATDLISDLDPDDAADVLEEMRDDLAADILEEMDPEDAADVLGEMPADEAVDIIHRLEPEARRQLIAKLEPYFTDEVRQLLGYPTDTVGGHMTSSFASLPLGMTAGEAIERIRQLNEELEDLSYVYIVDDDRKLVGVLSFRELVFNRPGAGLADVMIPNPIGVTPLTDREDAAELAQRYHLFSLPVVDDSGRLIGRLPNEEIMEAIQLEASEDFALATGAGAHETVFTPVLGSVRMRLPWLSLNLLLALIVTFVIERQTGIIEAEPILAALMPVIALLGGNSGFQSLAVVIRALATDDVPGTQVLAVLRRQLAVGLMNGAILAVIAGTLAMTLINAGVFDSSSSSFAVGLAVSIAAFGNVTIAGFAGSGIPLLLRKLGLDPAQASSIFLTLITDVVGFGGFLAVAALVLSS
- a CDS encoding diguanylate cyclase, which encodes MLVDDDATARAATASVLVGAGFEVVVEASTGEEAIQRARVMSPTVAVIDVALPGMGAVTAARRLRDLSAQRLEIVAIASFGDVAHLGEMVSTGTAAYVVKGKPADLIGAIRAVSSGSGLLSAEASRPVLEEISRLYERERERNEELEQSVTQLQALSVTDWLTGLKNHGYFFDRLSEELERARRYDRPLAVVMADIDDFKAVNDNYGHSTGDAVLRGMGEAFRRQIREVDIACRVGGEEFGIIMPETDAEGAIQAAERIRLAVADQPMSGVGQVTVSLGVSVFPHDAQSPKDMVEAADRALYSAKRAGKNCTRLSGGAPAFAGSGRSLTSMTPVVGTLLAALRMRAPWLADHSVRVAELSTQIGTVLELKVFELERLRLTGLLHDVGMLAVPDSVLLKTESLNDEDWAVIRAHAASGFELIADAVHEDVADAVLCHHEQLDGEGYPRRLKEADIPLFARIVLVADAYDAMTSDRPHRPRMVPEQAFAELRSHAGSRFDANVVRAMIEVDRLMRRTADIVEFPGKTG
- a CDS encoding aminotransferase class IV; translation: MRVLIDGKEVDPVTASISVFDWGVVRGDGCFEALRSYDGVAFAVDAHLDRLMNSAAVLGMGTMLPDRSLIADWVETAAADGGDCVVRVIATRGGTDVHIDAPPRLIVFWEELPLLPSSITLVEISAPWHSGGFPWKLAGVKGLSYGPNMASVRMAKSAGFDDALLVSREGIMLEGPTNSVGWVVDGVVETPSLDLGILSSITRTVTLEVAADLGIKVRQGRFPTERLDRAQEFFVLSTVKEVTSVSRVGERRFAGGPVTRALGAAFRERVLAATHSI
- a CDS encoding NAD+ synthase, with product MQNLRVAGAQLDLVVGDLPGNEEKILSAMAKAEEQHADVLVLPELAITGYPPEDLLLRQGFIDANLEVLHRLASASRRTVTLLGFVDRVVVGRIATSDAIERTLANAAGLLYDGAVRGVYHKVLLPDYGVFDETRYFIRGGNGAALWGLDGVAAGVSVCEDIWVAAGPPAHQAAGGAQVLLNINASPFHYGKATEREAMLRQRTLEAGVPLVYVNQVGGQDELVFDGASLVLAADGTVLYRAPQFVEHFFVVDVPISERRSSRVIDSISSGRAERRPLEPLAPVPLLDPPEAEVYGALVVGLRDYVRKNGFHHVVIGLSGGIDSALTAALAADALGPEQVLGISMPSRFSSEGSVTDSRDLAERLGIRFEVVPMDDVFEAYLQTLKPVFAGEPFGVAEENLQARIRGAILMAVSNKFGGMVVATGNKSEMAVGYATLYGDMAGGYAVLKDVLKTLVYRLAAWRNTEREVIPPSIIEKPPSAELRPGQLDSDSLPDYDELDGILRGYVEDDLSVAGVVARGFAPDVVARVARLVDQNEYKRRQAAPGVKITTKAFGKDRRLPITNGYQGR
- a CDS encoding peptidoglycan DD-metalloendopeptidase family protein; amino-acid sequence: MRRICWEFVLVVLVLAASTGPVVAQEATTDLPTCAPVTLEDLFPELYGPEAIPADDPTAEVPPVEEPPTDVPPVEETPVEETPAEEAPAEAPPIEEPAEPACTPFVYNLVYPVAGKSVAVSSFGADRSDHQHAGNDVAAASLTPVVAAANGRVSWVAPECCALAIRHDDGWTTWYIHLNNDTFGTDDGLGWGIAPGLAVDTVVTAGQIIGWVGDSGNAEDSQPHLHFELRDPSGTAVDPAPSLSAGSRPTEIQDFRGPFADDDGSPFAEAISTLTSVGLLTGCGDDPAAFCPDTPISGLEIATLVERITDLDITDVRLARSPEGPWQDRLRSRTGFVRPPRALSSCALKAFCTNDLITFEDLRELAALLLEMNTTELDTLMTVEDLAGSLLEQSDGSTPLAYCSPSLTRYVTNGEMAEMIARALGMVGPPPCDQIE